Proteins encoded in a region of the Chiloscyllium punctatum isolate Juve2018m chromosome 16, sChiPun1.3, whole genome shotgun sequence genome:
- the kiaa2013 gene encoding uncharacterized protein KIAA2013 homolog, with translation MWLQQRLKGLPMLLSSSWARRMLGGLGILLIFYWYLASEGGFRLFSGSEDPRTVTDNCLQVETQQWKAAVENSNGLMSVIGADNRGQLSGPAVVGNGHLVVDALSNQLWVASAPASGLAAIHLTDYVPLVVLKSLSVRSVSRAALIHFQEGLVRLFQCIQIGLSHKYRECITLREDVIVHRSRPHLILQKIHISNPSDRATVFEVNNKPSIIGNKFSSSVEKHNDQEFLLLSGRVLTEERETILVVVATEKMANRLQLAAKSEFTEHVVSVVYTLQLVDLTKLEESFSKLRDAAKVEMSELLRMGAEELYREHQKMWGDLIISGVEMKKITDLHTPSSVTVNRTLFYVLSMSAAPLLDVRSGAEEREKLEANLNYADHCFSGHATMHAENLWPEEISSVVRLLQLTNLWRLTLQKRGCRSLLAAGSHGMLQGMVMSFGGLQFTENHLQFQADPSVLHNSYLLRGIHYNKDLINLAVLLDGENKPFLHVSVKPQDKPVKLYGCEAGCMNDPVELTSEIKDHIFPVMVTRPITPLLYISTDLTHLQALRHTLHLKAILAHEDHMAEQYPGLPFLFWFSVASLITLFHLFLFKLIYNEYCGPGAKPIFRSKDIEIMP, from the exons ATGTGGTTGCAGCAGCGTTTGAAGGGGTTACCAATGCTGCTTTCAAGCAGCTGGGCCAGAAGAATGCTGGGAGGCCTAGGTATCCTGTTGATCTTTTACTGGTACCTGGCATCAGAAGGTGGGTTCAGGTTGTTCTCTGGCTCTGAGGACCCCAGAACAGTGACAGACAATTGTCTTCAGGTAGAGACCCAACAATGGAAGGCAGCTGTAGAGAACAGCAATGGCCTGATGAGTGTAATTGGTGCAGACAATAGAGGACAATTATCTGGCCCAGCTGTGGTTGGCAATGGTCATCTAGTTGTGGATGCTCTTTCAAATCAGCTTTGGGTAGCATCAGCTCCTGCCTCAGGTCTTGCTGCCATTCACCTGACAGATTATGTGCCATTGGTAGTTTTGAAATCACTCAGTGTTCGTTCAGTATccagagctgcactcatccactTTCAGGAGGGCCTGGTTCGATTGTTCCAGTGTATACAGATTGGACTGTCCCACAAATATAGGGAGTGTATCACCCTTCGTGAGGATGTGATTGTGCATCGGAGCAGGCCCCATCTTATACTGCAGAAGATTCACATTTCCAACCCCAGTGATAGGGCTACAGTCTTTGAAGTCAATAACAAGCCATCCATCATTGGAAACAAATTTTCCTCtagtgtggagaagcacaatgaCCAGGAGTTTCTACTATTATCGGGAAGAGTTCTGACAGAGGAAAGGGAGACCATTCTAGTGGTGGTGGCCACAGAGAAAATGGCCAACAGGCTGCAGTTAGCAGCAAAGTCTGAATTCACTGAACATGTGGTGTCAGTGGTTTATACGCTTCAGTTAGTTGACTTAACAAAATTGGAAGAATCATTCAGTAAACTGAGAGATGCAGCAAAAGTGGAAATGTCTGAGCTGCTGAGAATGGGAGCAGAAGAACTGTATCGTGAACATCAGAAGATGTGGGGTGATTTAATAATCTCAG GTGTGGAAATGAAGAAGATCACTGATTTGCACACCCCTTCCAGTGTGACTGTGAACAGAACCCTCTTCTATGTTCTTTCCATGTCAGCAGCTCCTCTCCTGGATGTGCGGAGTGGGGCTGAAGAACGGGAGAAACTGGAGGCCAACCTGAATTATGCAGATCATTGTTTCAGTGGCCATGCCACAATGCATGCAGAgaacctgtggcctgaggagattTCTAGTGTAGTTCGCTTGCTGCAGCTCACTAACCTGTGGAGACTCACACTGCAGAAACGAGGCTGCAGAAGCTTATTGGCAGCTGGCTCACATGGCATGCTTCAAGGGATGGTCATGAGCTTTGGGGGCCTACAGTTTACAGAAAACCACCTGCAGTTCCAGGCTGATCCCTCTGTCCTGCACAACAGCTACCTGCTGCGAGGGATTCATTACAACAAGGACCTTATCAACCTAGCAGTGTTATTGGATGGGGAGAACAAACCTTTTCTTCATGTCTCTGTCAAACCTCAGGACAAACCAGTCAAACTGTACGGCTGTGAGGCAGGCTGCATGAATGATCCAGTGGAACTGACTTCGGAGATTAAAGATCATATATTTCCTGTCATGGTAACACGTCCCATCACTCCCTTACTGTACATCTCGACTGACCTGACCCACCTGCAGGCACTGAGACACACACTCCACCTGAAGGCAATCCTTGCTCATGAGGATCACATGGCTGAACAGTACCCAGGTCTCCCCTTCCTCTTCTGGTTCAGTGTGGCGTCACTCATCACCTTGTTCCACCTCTTCCTCTTCAAACTCATCTACAACGAATACTGTGGCCCAGGCGCCAAGCCCATATTCAGGAGTAAG